Proteins encoded by one window of Streptomyces sp. ALI-76-A:
- a CDS encoding phosphoribosylanthranilate isomerase: MTTSLFVKICGLRTERDVDTAVEAGADAIGFVFSESPRRIDAATAARLCRRVPDDVLTVGVFRAEPLHDVRSLAAESGIRAVQLHGPEDRAYYDDLAAGGWTLIRATAFGDPVPHCGEMGEDMLLLDAPVPGSGIAWDWAGKPSAAPGEKWLLAGGLSPDNVRDAVDATRPWGVDVSSGVEQSRGVKDPALITAFVKAARAVT; this comes from the coding sequence GTGACCACATCCCTGTTCGTCAAGATCTGTGGCCTGCGGACCGAGCGGGACGTCGACACGGCCGTCGAGGCGGGCGCCGACGCCATCGGGTTCGTCTTCTCGGAGAGCCCGCGCCGCATCGACGCCGCCACGGCCGCCCGCCTGTGCCGCCGCGTCCCGGACGACGTCCTGACGGTCGGCGTCTTCCGCGCCGAGCCCCTGCACGACGTACGCTCCCTGGCCGCCGAGTCGGGCATTCGGGCCGTCCAGCTGCACGGGCCGGAGGACCGCGCCTACTACGACGATCTCGCGGCCGGCGGCTGGACGCTGATCCGCGCCACGGCGTTCGGGGACCCCGTCCCGCACTGCGGCGAGATGGGCGAGGACATGCTCCTCCTCGACGCCCCCGTGCCGGGCTCCGGCATCGCCTGGGACTGGGCCGGCAAGCCGTCGGCCGCCCCCGGCGAGAAGTGGCTCCTCGCCGGCGGCCTCAGCCCGGACAACGTGCGGGACGCCGTGGACGCCACCCGCCCGTGGGGCGTCGACGTGTCCAGTGGCGTGGAGCAGAGCCGAGGCGTCAAGGACCCCGCCCTGATCACCGCCTTCGTGAAGGCGGCCCGCGCGGTCACCTGA
- a CDS encoding DUF5994 family protein — MPATVQPPLPSHPLLRLRLAPHGGTPRPIDGVWWPRSYDLLAELPRLLAGLPRAWGRITSVTVNGGKWSETPGRMLIHNEVVRLHRAAVAAAPHTIVLLAPGRGRWDLLVVPPDTTEKAAEPLMAAAADDPA; from the coding sequence ATGCCCGCGACAGTGCAACCCCCGCTCCCCTCGCACCCTTTGCTCCGGCTGCGCCTGGCCCCGCACGGCGGCACGCCCCGCCCCATCGACGGGGTGTGGTGGCCGCGCTCGTACGACCTGCTCGCGGAACTCCCGCGTCTGCTGGCCGGGTTGCCGCGCGCGTGGGGCCGTATCACCAGCGTGACGGTCAACGGGGGGAAGTGGTCCGAGACGCCCGGCCGGATGCTCATCCACAACGAGGTCGTACGGCTGCACAGGGCCGCGGTGGCGGCCGCCCCGCACACCATCGTCCTGCTCGCGCCCGGCCGCGGGCGGTGGGATCTGCTGGTGGTGCCCCCGGACACGACCGAGAAGGCGGCGGAACCCCTCATGGCGGCCGCGGCGGACGATCCCGCCTGA
- a CDS encoding MerR family transcriptional regulator, producing the protein MTADTPLSGRLDDDDYPAYTMGRAAEMLGTTPGFLRAIGDARLITPLRSEGGHRRYSRYQLRIAARARELVDKGTPIEAACRIVILEDQLEEAQRINAEYRRAAQQGSGSTSS; encoded by the coding sequence ATGACAGCAGATACTCCGCTCAGCGGTCGTCTGGACGACGACGACTATCCCGCCTACACGATGGGCCGGGCCGCCGAGATGCTCGGCACCACACCCGGCTTCCTGCGGGCCATCGGGGACGCCCGTCTGATCACTCCGCTGCGCTCGGAGGGCGGACACCGCCGGTACTCCCGCTACCAGCTGCGGATCGCCGCGCGCGCCCGCGAGCTCGTCGACAAGGGCACGCCCATCGAGGCGGCCTGCCGCATCGTCATCCTCGAGGACCAGCTGGAGGAAGCCCAGCGCATCAACGCCGAGTACCGGCGCGCCGCACAGCAGGGGTCCGGCTCCACGTCCTCCTGA
- a CDS encoding SCO5918 family protein encodes MRCVIARYPFELTKAGVLASMKGVKPELVTGDSVTIGRRRYPVKQVGRVLTRQDPRDFTSGEVTRAMARLGFTCHEAHQAVPVRVLTPLQSASALLGSSVPEAV; translated from the coding sequence ATGCGCTGCGTCATCGCCCGGTACCCGTTCGAACTCACCAAGGCCGGAGTGCTGGCCTCGATGAAGGGCGTCAAGCCCGAGCTCGTCACGGGTGACTCCGTGACCATCGGCCGCCGCCGCTACCCCGTGAAGCAGGTGGGCCGGGTCCTCACCCGGCAGGACCCGCGTGACTTCACCAGCGGCGAGGTCACGCGGGCCATGGCCCGCCTCGGCTTCACCTGCCACGAGGCCCACCAGGCGGTGCCGGTGCGTGTGCTGACTCCCCTGCAGTCCGCCTCGGCGCTGCTCGGCAGCTCCGTTCCCGAGGCCGTGTAA
- a CDS encoding DEAD/DEAH box helicase, whose protein sequence is MNRARSNDRYARKRTGAPSSANSGGGSRYSGAPRRSKGQGGRPMALQGEFAPPKTITPALPAVEAFAELDMPERLLGALGHEGVTVPFPIQAATLPNSLAGRDVLGRGRTGSGKTLAFGLAMLARTAGKRAEARQPLALVLVPTRELAQQVTDALTPYARSVGLRMATVVGGMSLGRQAGALRAGAEVVVATPGRLKDLIDRGDCRLDEVAITVLDEADQMADMGFMPQVTALLDQVRTGGQRMLFSATLDRNVDLLVRRYLNDPVVHSVDPSAGAVTTMEHHVLHVLSTDKQQTTTEIAAREGRVIMFLDTKHAVDRLTKHLLNNGVRAAGLHGGKSQPQRTRTLSQFKDGHVTVLVATNVAARGIHVDNLDLVVNVDPPTDPKDYLHRGGRTARAGESGTVVTLVTPEQRRDMSRLMVSAGVTAQTTQVRSGEAELTRITGAQAPSGVPVVISVPVVERPRRGASSSSSSSRGRRRTQGRPTGEASAASGRRSTPRRRSSFGSAA, encoded by the coding sequence ATGAACCGCGCACGCTCGAACGATCGATACGCCCGCAAGCGCACCGGAGCGCCCAGCTCCGCGAACAGCGGTGGCGGCAGCCGTTACTCCGGCGCCCCGCGCCGCTCCAAGGGCCAGGGCGGCCGGCCCATGGCGCTCCAGGGGGAGTTCGCCCCGCCGAAGACCATCACCCCCGCCCTGCCCGCCGTCGAGGCGTTCGCCGAACTCGACATGCCGGAGCGCCTGCTGGGCGCGCTCGGCCACGAGGGCGTGACCGTGCCGTTCCCGATCCAGGCGGCCACCCTGCCGAACTCCCTGGCTGGGCGTGACGTACTGGGCCGTGGCCGCACCGGCTCGGGCAAGACCCTCGCCTTCGGCCTCGCGATGCTGGCCCGTACGGCGGGCAAGCGCGCCGAGGCGCGACAGCCGCTGGCGCTCGTCCTCGTCCCCACCCGCGAGCTGGCCCAGCAGGTCACCGACGCGCTCACGCCGTACGCCCGCTCCGTCGGGCTGCGCATGGCCACCGTGGTCGGCGGCATGTCGCTCGGCCGCCAGGCCGGTGCGCTGCGCGCCGGGGCCGAGGTCGTCGTCGCCACGCCGGGACGCCTCAAGGACCTCATCGACCGGGGCGACTGCCGGCTGGACGAGGTCGCCATCACGGTCCTCGACGAGGCCGACCAGATGGCCGACATGGGCTTCATGCCCCAGGTCACCGCCCTGCTCGACCAGGTGCGGACCGGAGGCCAGCGGATGCTCTTCTCCGCCACCCTGGACCGCAACGTGGACCTGCTCGTCCGCCGCTACCTGAACGACCCGGTCGTGCACTCCGTCGACCCGTCCGCGGGCGCGGTCACCACGATGGAGCACCACGTCCTGCACGTGCTGAGCACGGACAAGCAGCAGACGACCACCGAGATCGCCGCGCGCGAGGGCCGGGTGATCATGTTCCTGGACACCAAGCACGCGGTGGACCGGCTGACCAAACACCTGCTGAACAACGGCGTCCGCGCCGCCGGCCTGCACGGTGGCAAGTCGCAGCCGCAGCGCACCCGGACGCTGTCCCAGTTCAAGGACGGGCACGTGACCGTGCTGGTGGCGACGAACGTCGCGGCCCGCGGCATCCACGTCGACAACCTCGACCTGGTCGTCAACGTGGACCCGCCGACCGACCCCAAGGACTACCTCCACCGGGGCGGCCGTACGGCCCGCGCCGGCGAGTCCGGCACCGTCGTCACCCTGGTGACTCCCGAGCAGCGCCGCGACATGAGCCGGCTGATGGTGTCCGCCGGTGTCACCGCGCAGACCACGCAGGTCCGCTCGGGCGAGGCGGAGCTGACCCGCATCACCGGTGCCCAGGCCCCCTCGGGTGTCCCGGTCGTCATCTCCGTACCGGTCGTGGAGCGCCCGCGCCGCGGCGCTTCGTCCTCGTCCTCCTCCTCCCGGGGCCGCCGCCGCACCCAGGGCCGGCCCACGGGCGAGGCTTCCGCCGCCTCCGGCCGCCGCAGCACTCCCCGTCGCAGGTCCTCCTTCGGCTCGGCCGCCTAA
- a CDS encoding cold-shock protein, with the protein MATGTVKWFNAEKGFGFIEQDGGGADVFAHYSNIAAQGFRELLEGQKVSFDIAQGQKGPTAENIVPA; encoded by the coding sequence ATGGCTACTGGCACTGTGAAGTGGTTCAACGCGGAAAAGGGCTTCGGCTTCATCGAGCAGGACGGCGGCGGCGCCGACGTCTTCGCCCACTACTCGAACATCGCCGCCCAGGGCTTCCGCGAACTGCTGGAAGGCCAGAAGGTGAGCTTTGACATCGCGCAGGGCCAGAAGGGCCCGACGGCCGAGAACATCGTTCCCGCCTAG
- a CDS encoding PRC-barrel domain-containing protein: protein MIRSADIREWRDHDVVDPKGHKIGTLEAVYVDTSTDEPAVATVRTGLPTRQRLVFVPLDEAVLGPGYVQVSYAKAEVRKAPSIGTDDVLPADQEESIFQHYGMPYRPGVNGERQLARR, encoded by the coding sequence ATGATCCGTTCAGCCGACATCCGCGAGTGGCGCGACCACGACGTGGTCGACCCCAAAGGCCACAAGATCGGCACGCTCGAAGCGGTCTACGTGGACACGTCGACGGACGAACCCGCCGTGGCCACGGTCCGCACCGGCCTGCCCACCCGGCAGCGGCTGGTCTTCGTCCCCCTCGACGAGGCCGTCCTCGGACCCGGCTACGTGCAGGTCTCGTACGCCAAGGCGGAGGTACGCAAGGCTCCTTCGATCGGGACGGACGACGTCCTGCCCGCCGACCAGGAGGAGTCGATCTTCCAGCACTACGGCATGCCGTACCGGCCGGGGGTCAACGGCGAGCGCCAACTGGCGCGCCGCTGA
- a CDS encoding signal peptide protein, translating into MSSKNSRLRIAFLALTVTVAGLAVAGPAAAATERTSTAPATAPAAQTPALPTGFVDLPTTPLSADSGKQEITVTYRNASSADETVAPQLLVESPDAGPFLKPSDITVERRTAGGCWEAVGTGSQTGTLFTDLTTARRTLHGGETLTERYRVTVVAPDAEGTVHPRVALYG; encoded by the coding sequence GTGTCCTCGAAGAACAGTCGTCTCCGAATTGCTTTCCTGGCCCTCACCGTGACGGTGGCCGGACTGGCCGTGGCGGGTCCCGCCGCGGCGGCCACCGAGCGGACCTCCACGGCGCCCGCCACCGCACCGGCCGCGCAGACGCCCGCCCTGCCCACCGGATTCGTGGACCTGCCCACGACTCCGCTGTCGGCCGACAGCGGGAAGCAGGAGATCACGGTCACCTACCGCAACGCGTCCTCGGCCGACGAGACGGTCGCCCCGCAACTCCTGGTCGAGTCGCCGGACGCGGGACCCTTCCTGAAGCCGTCGGACATCACGGTCGAGCGGCGCACCGCGGGCGGCTGCTGGGAAGCCGTCGGGACCGGCAGTCAGACCGGGACCCTGTTCACCGACCTCACCACCGCCAGGCGCACGCTGCACGGCGGCGAGACCCTCACCGAGCGCTACCGCGTCACCGTCGTCGCCCCCGACGCCGAGGGCACGGTCCACCCGAGGGTCGCCCTCTACGGCTGA
- a CDS encoding carboxymuconolactone decarboxylase family protein: MDARLNLFGNPVAAKVLKHVNSAGKVISDSTLPAATQELVKIRASQINGCGFCTDMHTKDAAHAGETPTRLHLVAAWREATVFTEAERAALELTEQGTRIADAAGGVTDEAWANAAKHYDEDQLTALVSLIALINAYNRVNVMVQQPAGDYQPGQFG; the protein is encoded by the coding sequence ATGGACGCTCGTCTCAACCTCTTCGGCAACCCGGTCGCGGCCAAGGTCCTGAAGCACGTCAACTCGGCGGGCAAGGTGATCTCGGACTCGACGCTGCCGGCCGCCACCCAGGAGCTGGTGAAGATCCGCGCCAGCCAGATCAACGGCTGCGGTTTCTGCACCGACATGCACACCAAGGACGCCGCGCACGCCGGGGAGACCCCCACCCGGCTGCACCTGGTCGCGGCCTGGCGGGAGGCCACGGTGTTCACCGAGGCCGAGCGCGCCGCCCTGGAGCTGACCGAGCAGGGCACCCGGATCGCCGACGCGGCGGGCGGTGTGACGGACGAGGCCTGGGCGAACGCCGCCAAGCACTACGACGAGGACCAGCTCACCGCCCTGGTGTCCCTCATCGCTCTCATCAACGCCTACAACCGGGTGAACGTCATGGTCCAGCAGCCCGCCGGCGACTACCAGCCGGGCCAGTTCGGGTGA
- a CDS encoding tellurite resistance TerB family protein, whose product MAMWDRIKDQAKGLQQAQGTRGAGGHARPGAGSGGGSRAQLVNTLKSQLTSLKSELKSGSYRDASMAMCALVAAADGQVDPAERQHVESLMLHNDVLQNFPPDQLRQRFNKHVDQLAFNFQQGKAEALQEIAKAAKKPTEARAVVQTGFVVAGADGYVAPAEEQILREACSVLGLSAQEFGL is encoded by the coding sequence ATGGCGATGTGGGATCGGATCAAGGACCAGGCCAAGGGTCTGCAACAGGCGCAGGGCACGCGGGGCGCCGGCGGACACGCGCGGCCGGGTGCCGGATCCGGCGGGGGATCGCGGGCCCAGCTGGTGAACACGCTGAAGTCCCAGCTCACCTCCCTCAAGTCGGAGTTGAAGAGCGGCTCCTACCGGGACGCGAGCATGGCCATGTGCGCCCTGGTCGCCGCCGCGGACGGGCAGGTCGACCCGGCCGAGCGCCAGCACGTGGAGTCCCTGATGCTGCACAACGACGTGCTGCAGAACTTCCCGCCCGACCAGCTGCGGCAGCGCTTCAACAAGCATGTCGACCAGTTGGCCTTCAACTTCCAGCAGGGCAAGGCCGAGGCCCTGCAGGAGATCGCCAAGGCCGCGAAGAAGCCCACGGAGGCCAGGGCGGTCGTCCAGACCGGCTTCGTCGTCGCGGGGGCGGACGGATACGTGGCGCCGGCCGAGGAGCAGATCCTGCGTGAGGCGTGCTCCGTACTCGGCCTGTCGGCTCAGGAGTTCGGCCTCTGA
- a CDS encoding lytic polysaccharide monooxygenase: MSCHDHDRRTGTRLTVVLSTLAAVLLCLLPWSGTAVAHGSVVDPASRNYGCWLRWGSDFQNPAMAQQDPMCWQAWQDNPNAMWNWNGLYRNESAGNFQAVVPDGQLCSGGRTEGGRYNSLDAVGPWKTTDVADDFTVKLYDQASHGADYFLVYVTRQGFDPATQPLTWSDLRLVARTGAYAPSQNYAIDVSTSGLSGRHVVYTIWQASHMDQTYFLCSDVNFT; the protein is encoded by the coding sequence ATGTCTTGTCATGATCACGACAGAAGGACCGGTACGCGACTGACCGTCGTCCTGAGTACGCTCGCCGCGGTACTGCTCTGTCTGCTCCCCTGGAGCGGCACCGCCGTCGCCCACGGTTCGGTCGTCGACCCGGCCTCCCGCAACTACGGCTGCTGGCTCCGCTGGGGCAGCGACTTCCAGAACCCGGCCATGGCCCAGCAGGACCCCATGTGCTGGCAGGCATGGCAGGACAACCCGAACGCCATGTGGAACTGGAACGGCCTGTACCGCAACGAGTCCGCCGGAAACTTCCAGGCGGTGGTCCCCGACGGTCAACTGTGCAGCGGCGGACGGACCGAGGGCGGCCGGTACAACTCCCTGGACGCCGTGGGTCCCTGGAAGACGACCGACGTCGCCGACGACTTCACCGTGAAGCTGTACGACCAGGCCAGCCACGGCGCCGACTACTTCCTGGTCTACGTCACCCGGCAGGGCTTCGACCCCGCCACCCAGCCGTTGACCTGGAGCGACCTGCGACTCGTCGCCCGGACCGGCGCGTACGCGCCCAGCCAGAACTACGCGATCGACGTGAGCACCTCCGGCCTCAGCGGCCGGCACGTCGTGTACACGATCTGGCAGGCGTCGCACATGGACCAGACGTACTTCCTGTGCAGTGACGTCAACTTCACCTGA
- a CDS encoding helix-turn-helix transcriptional regulator → MAGDEFSELLGRLKERSGLSYGVLGKRLHTSASTLHRYVNGDAVPADYAPVERFARACRATPEELVELHRHWVLADARRGQKAGRTPAGAPDGAPDGGPADGEPRARTSARTATGADDTALPHNTAGADDTALPHNTAGADDTPAGAVGSDVVGDAPPALPEAERREPARPPVARRRRTVLLAGTAVAAALVSAALVANLVPGDSDDDQGGKQSVGVAPESVGASPRDSGRTAAKSPSPPPSASRDGGPPASASGSASATRSAGAEAGAGAGAVQGGGSADGATAPAVAVDPYQWENPCSQHYLVDEEPERVSPPPGEPDARGWVTALGGVAGGRQLLALTVQGTGKATVVLRNLHVRVVEKDAPLAWNDFVMGVGCGGEVDTAAFGVDLDAGRPAVAPLAGQRDFPYKVSESDPEVFHVVADARAHLVSWYLELDWSSGDRRGTVRVDDHGRPFRTSGNVGRPAYAYPLGASEWARDEWSPTVRG, encoded by the coding sequence GTGGCGGGGGACGAGTTCTCGGAGCTGTTAGGCCGGTTGAAGGAGCGGTCCGGGCTCAGTTACGGGGTCCTCGGGAAGCGGCTGCACACCAGTGCGTCCACGCTTCACCGGTACGTCAACGGGGACGCCGTACCGGCGGACTACGCGCCCGTCGAACGGTTCGCGCGGGCGTGCCGGGCGACGCCCGAGGAACTGGTGGAACTGCATCGGCACTGGGTGCTCGCGGATGCCCGGCGGGGCCAGAAGGCGGGCAGGACCCCGGCCGGTGCCCCGGATGGAGCCCCCGACGGTGGCCCGGCGGACGGGGAACCGCGGGCGCGGACGTCGGCGCGGACCGCGACCGGGGCGGACGACACGGCCCTACCGCACAACACGGCCGGAGCGGACGACACGGCCCTACCGCACAACACGGCCGGAGCGGACGACACGCCGGCCGGAGCCGTGGGTTCCGATGTGGTGGGGGACGCGCCGCCCGCGCTGCCCGAGGCGGAGCGGCGGGAACCGGCTCGGCCCCCCGTGGCGCGGCGGCGGCGCACCGTCCTCCTCGCCGGGACCGCCGTGGCCGCCGCCCTCGTGTCGGCCGCGCTCGTGGCGAATCTGGTGCCCGGCGACAGCGACGACGACCAGGGCGGGAAGCAGTCCGTGGGGGTCGCCCCCGAGTCCGTCGGCGCGAGCCCGCGTGACTCCGGGAGGACCGCCGCGAAGAGCCCGTCGCCCCCGCCGTCCGCCTCGCGCGACGGCGGTCCGCCGGCGTCCGCCTCCGGCTCGGCGTCCGCCACGCGCAGCGCGGGGGCCGAGGCCGGGGCCGGGGCGGGCGCGGTCCAGGGCGGCGGCTCCGCGGACGGGGCCACCGCGCCCGCCGTCGCCGTGGATCCGTACCAGTGGGAGAACCCGTGCAGCCAGCACTACCTGGTCGACGAGGAGCCCGAGCGGGTGTCTCCGCCGCCGGGTGAGCCGGACGCGCGCGGATGGGTCACCGCGCTCGGCGGGGTCGCCGGCGGGCGGCAGCTGCTGGCGCTGACCGTGCAGGGCACCGGGAAGGCCACCGTCGTGCTGAGAAATCTGCATGTGCGGGTGGTGGAGAAGGACGCGCCGCTCGCCTGGAACGACTTCGTGATGGGCGTCGGGTGCGGTGGCGAGGTGGACACGGCGGCGTTCGGGGTGGACCTCGACGCCGGGCGGCCCGCGGTCGCTCCGCTGGCCGGGCAGCGCGACTTCCCGTACAAGGTGAGCGAGTCCGATCCCGAGGTGTTCCACGTCGTCGCGGACGCGCGGGCGCACCTGGTGAGCTGGTACCTGGAACTGGACTGGTCCAGCGGCGACCGGCGGGGCACCGTGCGCGTCGACGACCACGGCAGGCCCTTCCGCACCAGCGGCAACGTGGGGCGGCCCGCGTACGCGTATCCGCTCGGTGCCTCGGAGTGGGCGCGGGACGAGTGGAGCCCGACGGTGCGGGGCTGA
- a CDS encoding CAP domain-containing protein, giving the protein MTGRHRTTRSAALRATLRSALCAVLALAAVTLLPSWALGAPAWERAGGPPAWAGRAPEPPPPYRAPLWPVPAPGHWQAEPAGGPGPRWGWGHPAVRPEPSRPHRPASHTAPAGPRSLTLPAGPAGPGTTENRLVAALNQRRERAGCPAVRPHRALRRAARAHSLHMARRHRLTHTGADGSTPGERMRAAGYRPDSVAETVTAGPAGARAAVDVWMRSSAHRAILLTCRYTHAGVGRATGPGGPWWTLDLASGH; this is encoded by the coding sequence ATGACCGGGAGGCACCGGACGACGCGCTCAGCAGCCCTGCGCGCGACTCTGCGCTCCGCTCTGTGCGCCGTTCTCGCGCTGGCGGCCGTCACCCTCCTACCTTCCTGGGCACTCGGGGCACCTGCCTGGGAACGTGCGGGCGGGCCACCGGCCTGGGCCGGTCGCGCGCCCGAGCCGCCGCCCCCGTATCGGGCGCCCCTGTGGCCGGTCCCGGCTCCCGGTCACTGGCAGGCGGAGCCGGCCGGCGGCCCGGGCCCGCGCTGGGGCTGGGGCCACCCGGCGGTCCGCCCCGAGCCGTCACGCCCCCATCGCCCCGCAAGCCACACAGCCCCGGCAGGCCCCAGAAGTCTCACACTCCCCGCAGGCCCCGCAGGCCCCGGCACCACTGAGAACCGGCTGGTCGCCGCCCTGAATCAACGTCGGGAGCGGGCCGGCTGCCCGGCCGTACGCCCGCACCGCGCGCTGCGCCGGGCGGCGCGCGCCCACAGCCTGCACATGGCGCGTCGGCACCGCCTCACGCACACCGGCGCGGACGGCAGCACGCCCGGCGAGCGGATGCGGGCCGCCGGTTACCGCCCCGACTCCGTCGCGGAGACCGTCACCGCCGGGCCCGCCGGCGCGCGGGCCGCGGTGGACGTGTGGATGCGCAGCTCCGCGCACCGCGCGATCCTCCTCACCTGCCGCTACACCCACGCGGGCGTCGGCAGGGCGACAGGCCCCGGCGGCCCCTGGTGGACGCTGGACCTGGCTTCGGGGCACTGA